The Negativicoccus succinicivorans genome contains the following window.
CCTTTATTTTAACATGGGGACGAAATAGAATTTTTTAAGATGCTATAATGAAAAAAAGACTACGCAAAGGAGGTTGCTATGACACGCACAAATGCATCCTATCAAGAACGACTGAAAGCATTTCAAGCCCTTTTACAAAATCATCAACGTATTGTTTTTTTCGGCGGTGCCGGCGTATCTACCGAATCCGACATCCCAGACTTTCGCGGGACGCACGGTATCTTTAACCGTGACACGGGTACGCCTTACTCGGCGGAAGAAATGGTCTCGCATCATTTCTATGTTGAGCATCCGGAAGAGTTTTTCAGTAATTACAAAGTACGCCAAGGTATGATGAAGGATGTACAACCGAATCGCGCCCATATAATGCTCGCCAAATTGGAAAAAATGGGTAAACTCCAAGCGATCATCACGCAAAATATCGACGGTTTACACCAACGTGCCGGCAGCCAAACCGTTTACGAACTGCACGGTTCCATTCATCGCAATTACTGTACAAAATGCCATGCATCATATTCTATTGACGATATTATCGAACGCAGCAATCCGATACCGCATTGTGACAAATGCGGCGGCATTATCAAGCCGGATGTCGTTCTATTTGAGGAACCATTGGATAACGATACGGTTTTCAACGCGATTCAAGCGATTCGTGATGCTGATATGCTGATTATCGGCGGCACCAGTTTAGTGGTTTGGCCGGCCGCGGGATTCATTCATGAGTTTAGCGGCGATGCAATAGTGTTAATTAATCAAGATTCCACTCCGCGCGATCAAGCGGCCAATATTTTATTTCGCGAGTCTATCGGTCAGGTATTGGAAGACGCGATCTCGCCTTTACTTACATAAAAAAACACGGCTTGCGCCGTGTTTTTTTGTTTCTGCTG
Protein-coding sequences here:
- a CDS encoding NAD-dependent protein deacylase, whose amino-acid sequence is MTRTNASYQERLKAFQALLQNHQRIVFFGGAGVSTESDIPDFRGTHGIFNRDTGTPYSAEEMVSHHFYVEHPEEFFSNYKVRQGMMKDVQPNRAHIMLAKLEKMGKLQAIITQNIDGLHQRAGSQTVYELHGSIHRNYCTKCHASYSIDDIIERSNPIPHCDKCGGIIKPDVVLFEEPLDNDTVFNAIQAIRDADMLIIGGTSLVVWPAAGFIHEFSGDAIVLINQDSTPRDQAANILFRESIGQVLEDAISPLLT